The following DNA comes from Pithys albifrons albifrons isolate INPA30051 chromosome 17, PitAlb_v1, whole genome shotgun sequence.
GAGCCCTTGCCCTTATGCCCAGGAGCCCTGGGCTATGTCAGTCCACTCCTCTCTGTGTCAGTGCTCAGCCTTGACATCTGTACCTCGGCCACACTGGGGGTCTGGTCACTCATGCGGAAGAGGAGCGGGACCAGTGCCCTCTGCAcctccttcctcatcctcttctCATCCCTCCAAACCACTAACTCCAGCAGGTGTGTGAACATGCAGATGGAGATCTCTCGCAGCTCGCTGCACtcctggggagaaggaggaaaagggagcTTTGGAAACAGCATTCCCTGCCTGGAGAGAGGTGGGACATGAGCATGGCTGTGGTGAGGGCAGGTGCTCCAGCATCAGATTCCAGAGAAGCAGTGCTGGCCTGCAAGGCCCAGAAACCATCCCAGGAGAGCCCAGGGGAGCGGAGCTGCCACCTGCAAGTGCTGcttgcagggctgggctgcagggcagctttCTTTGCCCAGAGCCCATGGGAGGGGCTGAGGCTCCCACATCAGCCTTACCGAGTCAAAGAGGGGCAGGAGCCTCGCCACCAGCTGCACAGCGATGGAGCTGGCctttctcttctgcagctgaCCCAGCACATTTCCCAGGACCACGAGGATCTTCATCTTGACATCTTCCCTGCCATCTTGCAGGATCTTCATCATGCCCGGCAGGAAGACTTCAATATTTCTTACCTGTGTAAAGAAGACAATTTCTATTGGGTGAAAATATCTGTGCCTGAAAAGCCCCCTGGGAGGCCAACCCAGGCCCTGCCATGGCAAGGAGGGCGTTTAGAGCAGTGAGCACCTTGCTTTGGAGCAGTCTGGCCCCCAGAGCAGGCCAAGCCACTGCTTTACACACAGCCCCAGACCCCCTTTGCCACCGTGGCTGCCCCTGACAAAGCCCTGCTCACCATCTTGGCTCACTCTGACAGCCCCACGAGGCCTCCGAGCAGCAGGTTGGCCGTCaccacactgggacagccctgaTGTCTCTCACCGTCGGGCTCGTGCCCTGactgctccagctcagcctgccTGGAGGGCGACTGCAGGAGCAAACTCAGCAtgaggggctggcagagcctgcagggctTGTGGGAGGGGATCGGGGCCTTTtctgtgcactcacagccctggACTGggtgttgttacagtaaaatccaaagtgagcaattcagatctatagaaagccctgtgagactcagctgtcagccagaggcagcaaagagctcagctgctgctggctggtagggaggggGTTACTGCCCAAGAATTCACagagtaggaattcacaggactctgcaggggcacgaaaacagccaggatgaaataatataaacatgggacttgtgagagacaGGCTTTAACCAgttgaagtatctggcgtggtggtgtgtaactcttttagccaataagctgtagtcctaaccccatataaactgtgtgctttgggtAATGAAGTGTCTTCACTctgaatctcatagattggtGTGGAGTCCAGTTCCTGTGccgtttatttttagtttactttatttttccaggcactgcagggctgcagggacctgccattgcagctgccagcacagctccagcccttgctctgctcctgaaaggaaaacagacaaCGTGGCCGGGGGGAGGTGGTTTGGGTCTGCTCACCTGGATGGAGAATTTGAGATGTTTGGGGTGTAGGAAACTGAGGAGTGGCACCCACAGTGACTcacaggggaagggagagaCACGAAATTCTGCTCCTAAATCCCAAACTGGCCCAGTTTGTCCCCAGTCTGATCccccctgctcagagcaggattTGTCCCACTGGGATCTGAGCATCATTGAGGGCAAGGACACCATCACCAAGGCCAAGGATATCCCAGCCTTGGGCAATGCATCCAGCATTGGATGTTTGTACATTTAAAGTGAGaagaaagggggagaaaaggaaaaaaagcttttttgtgtgtctgaatttatatataaaatatagacATAATTTATGTACTTTTCTATCTTATCtacttttatgtatttttgatCTATTTTTACATATTAGTTATCTATTTGATATATTATTTATCtaattttatacatatttatccattttgtgtatatatatttatatattatctTTTAATATCTGTATATataatttctctatttttgtgtctaaaatatgtatttattatttacatatCAGTTCTGTTTATACATAACTAAGATAAAGATCATAAAGATGTTGGGTGTTGACAACCAGTTTTCCCTCTGcactgaaaaaaccctcataAATTTGCATACATCACTCTAAACTTAAATATTCAGCATCATAATCCAAATttgataaatatatttaatggaGAAATATCTGGGTGCCCCCAAGATCccttttactgttttcttcctgtatctgaaagcaataaaaataattcagacaGGAAATATAAGGAGATTTTTCAGCTGTTGattcttttttccagttttgatcctttctcctctttctcttcagGTCATTTATCCACTGAGGGGttggagaagggagaaaagta
Coding sequences within:
- the LOC139679805 gene encoding maestro heat-like repeat family member 5, yielding MLSLLLQSPSRQAELEQSGHEPDGERHQGCPSVVTANLLLGGLVGLSEAWVRNIEVFLPGMMKILQDGREDVKMKILVVLGNVLGQLQKRKASSIAVQLVARLLPLFDSECSELREISICMFTHLLELVVWRDEKRMRKEVQRALVPLLFRMSDQTPSVAEASREALLGVSELLRWKTLQHLLKRERLWELGACLLKKSRSRTEEYLQQSLPYLQDPQNDVRLAAVRFITLQPLETDQDMSVRSLAAQTTLFLRSRPMQPRSRGILGVLCCCWP